Genomic window (Arcobacter aquimarinus):
ATTAAAGTTAGCAATTTTTCCAAAAAACTCAACTTTATATTTATACTTTTCACTTGTTGGTCTATCTGCCATAATAGCTACAACTTCTTTATTTGAAATAGCATTAGCAATTGCAATTGAAACAGCAAGTTGACCCAAAGATTGGTCTATAATCTTTATGTTTGATGTTGTTTTATCAATATTTCTTTCAATATTTTTAATACTATCTAAGATAACTTCTTTCATTACAATGTTTATTTTATTTTTTGTAGATGGTTTACTTGAACTTGAAGCCCAACCTCCAAAATGAGAAAACAATAAAATAGTTCCATCATCTAAATTTTTTGTAACTCTTTCTCCATGTTCATAGATAAAATTGTATGAATCTGGGTCATATTTTGAAATAAATCTATCACAAAGACACATTGCAAACATTCTTAAATGTTCAAAATAAATCCAATTATTAAATTCTAAATTTAGTGTTTTATAGTATATTTTAAGTGATTCTTTAACATTTTTTGCAAAAATAAAATAAAAAAATGTAACAGGATACATTATTATATAAATAAATTTATAACCAAAAAGTTTATACAAGTTAAATGCAAGCCTTATGCTCCAACCACTACCTCTTTGTTTTACATTCATTTACTTATATCTTTTTTTTAACAAAAACTTAAATGGCAATA
Coding sequences:
- a CDS encoding lysophospholipid acyltransferase family protein, producing the protein MNVKQRGSGWSIRLAFNLYKLFGYKFIYIIMYPVTFFYFIFAKNVKESLKIYYKTLNLEFNNWIYFEHLRMFAMCLCDRFISKYDPDSYNFIYEHGERVTKNLDDGTILLFSHFGGWASSSSKPSTKNKINIVMKEVILDSIKNIERNIDKTTSNIKIIDQSLGQLAVSIAIANAISNKEVVAIMADRPTSEKYKYKVEFFGKIANFNKNPFKISYKTKTPILCAFVISSGLQTYKVKTIKLDLNFDLKEDEAIEIAIKQYVKLLEDILLEYPNQWFNFYNFWEEK